The Natrinema salaciae genome includes a window with the following:
- a CDS encoding metal-dependent hydrolase translates to MVDVTGHLGMALLFAAPAWLVWGRRGALGFTAFAIATAMLPDTDLVLRHVLPVTHHGITHTVVFVVLASILAGTVAARYLTDWFNANRRIRSTEIASETVFVFATAGLTVGGVSHLFADLLSAPDIAAPLAPFWPLYSEPVIIDVIYYDSPIWNFGLLVVAIGLHLVLARDERSPLETRYRIGSRDVSDDSSPASGND, encoded by the coding sequence ATGGTCGACGTCACTGGCCACCTCGGGATGGCACTGCTGTTCGCCGCGCCGGCGTGGCTGGTCTGGGGCCGACGCGGTGCGCTCGGGTTCACGGCGTTCGCGATAGCGACGGCGATGCTGCCCGATACTGACCTCGTCCTTCGACACGTACTCCCGGTAACCCATCACGGAATCACTCACACCGTGGTATTCGTCGTCCTGGCGAGCATCCTCGCGGGGACGGTCGCCGCCCGCTATCTCACCGACTGGTTCAACGCCAATCGGCGAATTCGGAGCACCGAAATCGCCAGCGAGACGGTCTTCGTCTTCGCGACGGCCGGCCTGACCGTCGGCGGCGTCAGCCATCTGTTCGCCGACCTCCTCTCCGCGCCCGATATCGCCGCCCCGCTCGCGCCGTTCTGGCCCCTCTATTCCGAACCGGTGATCATCGACGTCATCTACTACGACTCGCCGATCTGGAACTTTGGACTGCTCGTCGTCGCTATCGGACTGCATCTCGTGCTCGCCCGCGACGAGCGCTCCCCGCTCGAGACGCGCTATCGGATCGGAAGCCGCGACGTGAGCGACGATTCGTCTCCCGCGAGCGGTAACGACTGA
- a CDS encoding metal-dependent hydrolase has translation MELTWHGHSTWYVTVGETDLLIDPFFDNPKTDLEPADVDTPDYVLLTHGHADHIAHAGEFSDATLVATPEIVSYCEDEFGFEDAVGGMGMNLGGTVECGDAYVTMTRADHTNGIMTENDASGGMPAGFVVSDTKPTQVGDEESTTVYHAGDTSLMTEMREVIGPYLEPDAAIVPIGDHFTMGPQQAAIAVDWLDVDHAFPQHYDTFPPIEQDPEEFASEVRGTGSDAEVHVLEADEPFELDA, from the coding sequence ATGGAACTCACCTGGCACGGCCACTCGACGTGGTACGTCACCGTCGGCGAGACGGACCTGCTGATCGATCCGTTCTTCGACAACCCGAAGACCGACCTCGAGCCAGCGGACGTCGACACGCCGGACTACGTGTTGCTGACGCACGGCCACGCCGACCACATCGCCCACGCGGGCGAGTTTTCGGACGCGACGCTGGTCGCGACGCCCGAGATCGTCTCCTACTGCGAGGACGAGTTCGGCTTCGAGGACGCCGTCGGTGGCATGGGGATGAACCTCGGCGGCACCGTCGAGTGCGGCGACGCGTACGTCACCATGACGCGTGCCGACCACACGAACGGAATCATGACCGAAAACGACGCGAGCGGCGGGATGCCCGCCGGCTTCGTCGTCTCCGATACGAAACCGACGCAGGTCGGCGACGAGGAGTCGACGACGGTCTACCACGCCGGCGACACCAGCCTCATGACCGAAATGCGGGAGGTCATCGGCCCGTACCTCGAGCCCGACGCGGCCATCGTCCCCATCGGCGACCACTTCACGATGGGCCCCCAGCAGGCGGCCATCGCCGTCGACTGGCTCGACGTGGACCACGCGTTCCCGCAGCACTACGACACCTTCCCGCCGATCGAACAGGACCCCGAGGAGTTCGCCAGCGAGGTGCGCGGCACCGGCAGCGACGCCGAGGTCCACGTCCTCGAGGCCGACGAACCGTTCGAACTCGACGCCTGA
- a CDS encoding DHH family phosphoesterase — protein MGNCIICGTPVDGEICESHEEDAVFEFRGTSASQLTPGRYYRGTVDGYADFGVFVDIGDHVTGLLHRSELDQRLESLDWEPGDDVFVQVLDVRDNGNVDLGWSIRQREREFRGKLIETADDEYRPEEGGDDDAADESSTRTTDDDADDLTDDRAAKAGELQASADETEPEPEPEPEPESVDEGQPAAAEPTSAVASSGSVATESAAASAPATDEAADADLDAALKRTTIGAIENTVGSVVRLEGEITGVRQTSGPTVFELRDETGTVECAAFEEAGVRAYPDVELEDVVALEGEVEHHHGDLQVETESLEILDGEERETVVDRLESAIEREARPADIAPLADHEAVAAVEDEIADAATAIRRAVMEARPIVVRHGATADGYVAGAAIERAVLPLIREKHTREDAEYHYFERRPLDGRVYDMDAATSDVTSMLEARDRHGEQFPLVVLVDAGSTVESVDGYELLSLYDADSLVIDDSRADEAVADAVDVAVAPSIAGVDVSDVTSTALATNVAAHVNDDVRADLEHLPAVSYWENTPEAYLELATEAGYDETDVSERREAVALEAYYQSYKDKRELVIDLLFGDGDESDRPRNGDLAAHVSEQFRDKLETELETARENLSVRDADGVTVSVLDTDAFTHRYNFPTTILLLDALHRTERDRTEPPAVTLGVGDDELHVRATEPVNVRDLGDAIAEAVPNGGVSVVGGRDGHVEFLPGERDAVREAALEALAETLA, from the coding sequence ATGGGTAACTGTATCATCTGCGGCACACCCGTTGACGGCGAGATCTGTGAGAGTCACGAGGAGGATGCTGTATTCGAATTTCGCGGCACGTCCGCCTCGCAGCTCACACCCGGTCGGTACTACCGGGGGACCGTCGACGGCTACGCCGACTTCGGTGTCTTCGTCGACATCGGAGATCACGTCACTGGCCTGTTGCACAGAAGCGAACTCGACCAACGACTCGAAAGTCTCGACTGGGAGCCGGGGGACGACGTCTTCGTCCAGGTGCTCGACGTTCGAGACAACGGCAACGTCGATCTCGGGTGGTCGATCCGCCAGCGCGAACGCGAGTTCCGCGGCAAGCTGATCGAGACCGCCGACGACGAGTACCGGCCCGAAGAGGGCGGAGACGACGACGCGGCCGACGAGTCGTCGACACGGACGACCGACGACGATGCGGACGACCTCACCGACGACCGCGCGGCGAAAGCCGGCGAACTGCAGGCGTCCGCCGACGAGACCGAACCCGAACCGGAGCCAGAACCGGAGCCGGAGTCCGTCGACGAGGGCCAACCCGCGGCCGCCGAACCGACCAGCGCCGTCGCGAGTAGCGGCTCCGTCGCGACCGAGTCCGCCGCCGCGTCGGCGCCGGCGACCGACGAGGCCGCCGACGCCGACCTGGACGCCGCGCTCAAGCGGACGACCATCGGCGCCATCGAGAACACGGTCGGCAGCGTCGTCCGCCTCGAGGGCGAGATCACCGGCGTTCGCCAGACCAGCGGTCCCACGGTCTTCGAACTGCGCGACGAGACCGGAACCGTCGAGTGTGCGGCGTTCGAGGAAGCCGGCGTTCGCGCCTACCCCGACGTCGAACTCGAGGACGTCGTGGCGCTGGAAGGCGAGGTCGAACACCACCACGGCGACCTGCAGGTCGAGACTGAGTCCCTCGAGATCCTCGACGGCGAGGAGCGCGAGACGGTCGTCGACCGCCTCGAGAGCGCGATCGAACGCGAGGCGCGACCCGCGGATATCGCGCCGCTGGCCGACCACGAGGCAGTGGCGGCCGTCGAAGACGAAATCGCCGACGCGGCGACCGCGATCCGGCGGGCCGTCATGGAGGCGCGCCCGATCGTCGTCCGCCACGGCGCGACCGCCGACGGCTACGTCGCCGGTGCCGCCATCGAGCGCGCCGTCCTCCCGCTGATCCGCGAGAAACACACGCGCGAGGACGCGGAGTACCACTACTTCGAGCGCCGCCCGCTCGACGGCCGCGTCTACGACATGGACGCCGCCACCAGCGACGTCACCTCGATGCTCGAGGCCCGCGACCGCCACGGCGAGCAGTTCCCGCTCGTCGTCCTGGTCGACGCCGGTTCGACCGTCGAATCCGTCGACGGCTACGAACTGCTCTCGCTGTACGACGCCGATTCGCTCGTCATCGACGACAGCCGCGCCGACGAGGCGGTCGCCGACGCCGTCGACGTCGCCGTCGCCCCGTCGATCGCGGGCGTCGACGTCTCCGACGTCACCTCGACCGCGCTGGCGACCAACGTCGCCGCGCACGTCAACGACGACGTGCGAGCGGACCTCGAGCACCTCCCCGCGGTCAGCTACTGGGAGAATACGCCCGAGGCGTACCTCGAACTCGCCACCGAGGCCGGCTACGACGAAACCGACGTCTCCGAGCGTCGCGAAGCCGTCGCGCTCGAGGCCTACTACCAGTCCTACAAGGACAAGCGCGAACTCGTGATCGATCTGCTGTTCGGCGACGGTGACGAGTCCGATCGACCTCGAAACGGCGATCTGGCCGCCCACGTCTCTGAACAGTTCCGTGACAAGCTCGAGACCGAACTCGAGACGGCCCGCGAGAACCTCTCGGTTCGCGACGCCGACGGCGTCACCGTCTCCGTGCTCGACACGGACGCGTTCACGCACCGGTACAATTTCCCGACGACGATCCTGCTGCTGGACGCGCTCCACCGGACCGAACGCGACCGGACGGAGCCGCCAGCCGTCACCCTCGGCGTCGGCGACGACGAACTGCACGTTCGCGCGACCGAACCGGTGAACGTCCGCGACCTCGGCGACGCGATCGCCGAGGCAGTGCCCAACGGCGGCGTCAGCGTCGTCGGCGGCCGCGACGGCCACGTCGAGTTCCTGCCGGGCGAACGCGATGCAGTCCGCGAGGCGGCACTCGAGGCGCTCGCCGAGACGCTCGCGTAA
- a CDS encoding SHOCT domain-containing protein, whose product MDAIEGTDRRGDADDPWSRVRENATGIASLLVTAIWLGAMFTGQSWWLAALLVGYIAVVPLVAILFGDEADRREWADDYLPAAEAESDGETTSGEPEADARDALETLRERYAAGELTDDQFERKLERLLDTETLEDAQAWARDRTRSGERNGDREPEFDR is encoded by the coding sequence ATGGACGCTATCGAGGGGACCGACCGCAGGGGGGATGCGGACGACCCGTGGAGCCGTGTCCGCGAGAACGCCACCGGAATCGCGTCGCTGCTCGTGACGGCGATCTGGCTCGGGGCGATGTTCACCGGCCAATCGTGGTGGCTCGCCGCGTTGCTCGTCGGCTACATCGCGGTTGTTCCGCTGGTCGCGATCCTGTTCGGCGACGAGGCGGACAGGCGGGAGTGGGCCGACGACTATCTGCCCGCTGCCGAGGCGGAATCGGACGGCGAGACGACGTCCGGCGAACCCGAGGCCGACGCTCGAGACGCGCTCGAAACCCTTCGCGAGCGCTACGCCGCGGGCGAGTTGACCGACGACCAGTTCGAGCGAAAACTCGAGCGACTGCTCGACACGGAGACGCTCGAGGACGCCCAGGCGTGGGCGCGAGACCGAACCCGGAGCGGCGAGCGGAACGGCGATCGGGAGCCCGAGTTCGACCGCTGA
- the mnhG gene encoding monovalent cation/H(+) antiporter subunit G, whose translation MIHTAVVIALIVVGAFFLTVGTIGLLRLPNVYNRMHATSKPTTLGTAAIFLAGFVHFGPGGEGLTALIGIGFLFLTVPTGAHMIARAAERIGIPFLGSVTWPDPSAVERPARTERSDEAETSDD comes from the coding sequence ATGATCCACACCGCCGTCGTCATTGCGCTGATCGTCGTCGGGGCCTTCTTCCTGACCGTCGGGACGATCGGGCTGCTCCGCCTGCCGAACGTCTACAACCGGATGCACGCCACGAGCAAGCCGACGACGCTCGGCACTGCCGCGATCTTCCTGGCCGGCTTCGTCCACTTCGGCCCGGGCGGGGAGGGGTTGACCGCGCTCATCGGGATCGGCTTCCTCTTCCTGACCGTTCCGACCGGCGCACACATGATCGCTCGAGCAGCCGAACGAATCGGGATTCCCTTCCTCGGGAGCGTCACCTGGCCCGACCCGTCGGCGGTCGAGCGGCCGGCACGCACCGAGCGATCCGACGAGGCCGAGACGAGCGACGACTGA
- a CDS encoding monovalent cation/H+ antiporter complex subunit F: protein MTESDPAVLETAIRGALILVSALCVLCGYRVIRGPTNPDRVVALDAIATNVVAIAVLFALLTDRGLFITVSLVLAIIGFIATVAGAKFVTEGEVIE from the coding sequence ATGACTGAGAGCGATCCCGCCGTCCTCGAGACGGCGATTCGGGGTGCGCTGATCCTCGTCAGCGCCCTCTGTGTCCTGTGTGGCTACCGCGTGATCCGCGGGCCGACGAACCCCGACCGCGTCGTCGCGCTGGACGCCATCGCCACGAACGTCGTCGCGATCGCCGTCCTGTTCGCGCTCCTGACCGACCGCGGCCTCTTTATCACCGTGAGCCTCGTGCTCGCGATCATCGGGTTCATCGCGACCGTCGCGGGCGCCAAGTTCGTCACCGAAGGAGAGGTGATCGAATGA
- a CDS encoding Na+/H+ antiporter subunit E, with protein sequence MRVRTWPVVGVVFAVLWVLVRGLPLTPISLVRGSLAGLIVGLPVAFVFRRLYSKHLDLGRGVRALPYAGLYLGAFTWELLRANLDVAYRVLSPGMPIEPEVILVPLRVESDVAITVIANSITITPGTVTLDYDDETNALYVHGVNGHDPEAIAEPIRTWEDYALELFDEEASPSDPPPAIVVSGGERDRRPGRQDGGDDDD encoded by the coding sequence ATGCGGGTGCGAACGTGGCCGGTCGTCGGCGTCGTCTTCGCCGTGCTGTGGGTGCTGGTTCGCGGCCTGCCCCTCACCCCGATCTCGCTCGTGCGGGGGAGCCTCGCGGGACTGATCGTCGGATTACCGGTCGCGTTCGTCTTCCGGCGGCTGTACAGCAAGCACCTCGATCTCGGTCGGGGCGTCCGGGCGCTTCCCTACGCCGGGCTCTATCTGGGCGCGTTCACCTGGGAACTGCTGCGGGCGAACCTCGACGTCGCCTACCGGGTGCTCTCGCCCGGAATGCCGATCGAACCCGAGGTGATCCTGGTGCCGCTGCGCGTCGAATCCGACGTCGCGATCACCGTCATCGCCAACAGCATCACGATCACTCCCGGAACGGTGACGCTCGATTACGACGACGAAACCAACGCGCTGTACGTCCACGGCGTCAACGGCCACGACCCGGAGGCGATCGCCGAGCCGATCCGCACCTGGGAGGACTACGCGCTCGAGCTGTTCGACGAGGAGGCGTCGCCGTCGGATCCGCCACCGGCGATCGTCGTCTCCGGCGGGGAAAGAGACAGGAGACCGGGCCGCCAAGACGGAGGTGACGACGATGACTGA
- a CDS encoding complex I subunit 5 family protein, which translates to MMTTTMTTTAMPVGTESQLVIAPMVIVLVAAVASLLLGSHPRARAAVSLAAGAAYAVAVAAIDWYVVLAPDAPGIATYQVGDWPAPFGITLVADGLSAFMLTMVAILGVASLVFSTRHLPGGEGRSYYFPLFHFLALGVTGAFLTGDLFNLFVWFEVMLMASYVFVAYSGGPQHTRAAFWYVTLNLLASAVFLLGVGGIYATTGTLNMADLAQRLADPAAYGLEPVPVVGLLGLLLSVFAIKAGLVPFQFWIPTAYRAAPPQITALLAGATKKVGIYAIIRLSFTVFAGAEVAVDLSLPGVSIAGDSPLPFVGAVLFVMAGASILLGGVGAVGRDSMEGVFAYSSIGQVGFIAIPVAIAATTADPTLRQFAIVAALVYALNHTLAKGLLFLAVGTVRSATGTSRFADLGGLARRSPPLAITVFVGSLALVGIPPLSGFFGKFLVFDAAARARAGPVLVLLLVGSLLTIAYATRMWNQSFWGAETDPVETATVDGVQVAVLVVLAAAIIAVGVGFEPVYEFADAAAEAALDTEEYVEAVDPTDASELGDSSGGDH; encoded by the coding sequence ATGATGACGACGACGATGACGACGACGGCGATGCCCGTCGGTACCGAATCGCAGCTCGTGATCGCGCCGATGGTGATCGTCCTGGTCGCGGCCGTCGCCTCGCTGCTGCTCGGCAGCCACCCGCGGGCTCGAGCGGCGGTGAGTCTCGCCGCCGGCGCGGCGTACGCGGTCGCGGTGGCGGCCATCGACTGGTACGTCGTTCTCGCGCCGGACGCACCGGGGATCGCGACGTACCAGGTCGGCGACTGGCCGGCCCCATTCGGCATCACGTTGGTCGCCGACGGCCTCTCGGCGTTCATGCTGACCATGGTCGCGATCCTCGGCGTCGCGTCGCTGGTCTTCTCGACCAGACACCTCCCCGGCGGCGAGGGGCGCAGTTACTACTTCCCGCTCTTTCACTTCCTCGCACTCGGCGTCACCGGCGCCTTCCTCACCGGCGACCTGTTCAACCTCTTCGTCTGGTTCGAGGTGATGCTGATGGCGAGCTACGTCTTCGTCGCCTACAGCGGCGGCCCACAGCACACCCGCGCCGCGTTCTGGTACGTCACGCTCAACCTGCTGGCCAGCGCCGTCTTCCTGCTGGGCGTCGGCGGCATCTACGCGACGACGGGGACGCTCAACATGGCCGACCTCGCCCAGCGGCTGGCCGACCCGGCGGCCTACGGGCTCGAGCCCGTGCCGGTCGTCGGCCTCCTCGGCCTCCTCCTGTCGGTGTTCGCGATCAAGGCCGGGCTGGTCCCCTTCCAGTTCTGGATTCCGACGGCCTACCGGGCCGCACCGCCCCAGATCACCGCCCTGCTGGCCGGCGCGACGAAAAAGGTGGGAATCTACGCCATCATCCGCCTCTCCTTTACGGTCTTCGCGGGCGCGGAGGTCGCCGTCGACCTGTCGCTCCCGGGCGTCTCGATCGCCGGCGACTCGCCGCTCCCGTTCGTCGGCGCGGTGCTGTTCGTCATGGCCGGTGCCAGCATTCTCCTCGGCGGCGTCGGTGCCGTCGGCCGCGACTCGATGGAGGGGGTCTTCGCCTACTCGAGCATCGGGCAGGTCGGGTTCATCGCGATCCCGGTCGCCATCGCGGCGACGACGGCCGATCCGACGCTCCGCCAGTTCGCCATCGTCGCTGCGCTGGTCTACGCGCTCAACCACACGCTGGCAAAGGGGCTGCTCTTCCTCGCGGTCGGGACGGTCAGGTCCGCGACGGGGACGAGCCGCTTCGCCGACCTCGGCGGGCTGGCGCGCCGGTCGCCGCCGCTGGCGATCACCGTCTTCGTCGGCTCGCTCGCGCTCGTCGGAATCCCGCCGCTGTCGGGCTTTTTCGGCAAGTTCCTCGTCTTCGACGCCGCGGCTCGAGCGCGGGCCGGCCCCGTGCTCGTGCTCTTGCTCGTCGGGTCGCTGTTGACGATCGCCTACGCGACCCGGATGTGGAACCAGAGCTTCTGGGGAGCGGAGACCGATCCCGTGGAGACGGCGACGGTCGATGGCGTTCAGGTGGCCGTCCTCGTGGTACTCGCGGCGGCGATCATCGCGGTCGGCGTGGGCTTCGAACCCGTCTACGAGTTCGCGGACGCGGCCGCCGAGGCCGCGCTCGACACCGAGGAGTACGTCGAGGCCGTCGATCCCACGGACGCGAGCGAACTGGGCGACTCGAGCGGAGGTGACCACTGA
- a CDS encoding sodium:proton antiporter, with amino-acid sequence MTAVVLAAAVGALFALGTFLLLRRDLIRVVWGLAIISQAANVYLLSMGGIAPATADSVPILAGHGEHVPETADPLVQALVLTAIVIGFGMTAFALVLSYRVYEEHDTLDVAELGDRE; translated from the coding sequence ATGACGGCGGTCGTCCTCGCGGCCGCGGTCGGCGCGCTGTTCGCCCTCGGAACCTTCCTGCTCCTGCGCCGGGACCTGATCCGGGTCGTCTGGGGGCTGGCGATCATCAGCCAGGCCGCGAACGTCTACCTGTTGTCGATGGGCGGCATCGCGCCGGCGACCGCCGACTCGGTCCCGATACTGGCCGGCCACGGCGAGCACGTCCCGGAGACGGCCGACCCGCTGGTGCAGGCGCTCGTGCTGACCGCGATCGTGATCGGCTTCGGTATGACCGCCTTCGCGCTCGTGCTGTCGTATCGGGTCTACGAGGAACACGACACGTTGGACGTGGCGGAACTCGGTGATCGCGAATGA
- a CDS encoding MnhB domain-containing protein — MTTVIMRTTARAIVPIILVVSISLFFEGHNLPGGGFIGGVLTTTAFAIVYMAFGLDFLERGVLGRDVDPGKGPSRDRVVAVYRRLFTVGFAIAVASGLAPLLFGRPFLTQTFVMLEGVPIYDHLEVASALAFDFGVYCVVVGGLLTILSVVGAE; from the coding sequence GTGACGACGGTCATCATGCGGACGACCGCGCGAGCGATCGTGCCGATCATCCTGGTCGTCTCGATCTCGCTGTTCTTCGAGGGACACAACCTCCCCGGCGGCGGGTTCATCGGCGGCGTGCTCACGACGACGGCCTTCGCGATCGTCTACATGGCCTTCGGGCTGGACTTCCTCGAGCGGGGCGTCCTCGGCCGGGACGTCGATCCCGGCAAGGGACCCTCGCGGGACCGCGTCGTCGCGGTCTACCGCCGGCTCTTCACGGTCGGGTTCGCGATCGCGGTCGCCAGCGGGCTCGCGCCGCTGCTGTTCGGCCGGCCGTTCCTCACGCAGACGTTCGTCATGCTCGAGGGAGTCCCGATCTACGATCATCTCGAGGTCGCGAGCGCGCTGGCGTTCGACTTCGGCGTCTACTGCGTGGTCGTCGGCGGGCTGCTCACGATCCTCTCGGTGGTGGGCGCGGAATGA
- the mbhE gene encoding hydrogen gas-evolving membrane-bound hydrogenase subunit E — MSPDLAIVVAAVALPFVAAALTPLFFRVLGEGTGFAGTVVALASFGLLATQYGSEGAVELEWIPSLNIALRFYVDGWALLFALLACGIGALIFTYSPAYMHGQGGLSRYYAALLAFMGSIVGVALAADLISIFLFWELTSLCSFVLIGYFTADDSSQYAARMAMLITVGGGLFLLVGFLLLSIVAGDVLGPGAAFDLAAMLENPDRMQQALRDRGLFLPVLGLLAIGAGTKSAQVPMHFWLPNAMAAPTPVSAFLHSATMVKVGVYFIGRVRPMLVSAEWLFLFATLGLTTMTVCAIMAVAATDIKELLAYSTASHLGLMVAGFGFTSVYGAEAGVFHLLNHALFKAALFLVAGIIAHEAGTREIAKLGGLRRDLPVTAAITTVVALSMAGIPPFNGFYSKELLFEAAVEASHHHDIGVLGLLYPAVAVFGSIFTVLYSLRFLSLFFGERPDELGHVHRPPVTLLIPPTVLALLAAGVSVAPERAVTLIVQSALESTAVDPHEMHVGIPTSYSPAVGMSAVTIGVGLLAYPAYGRLHEGIRAIPRAVPPVGANWWYDAIVDGLSDEGRRFAETVHNGHLRTYASWTLAATCTLALTGFVAAGAIAPIEFGLDVSLAIALVLLVAVIGGLAVVTSESHIAGVLTLSILGFMVAIFYILASAPDLALTQLVVETLVLVIFLLVIEEIPEYYEVEIERVARDAVLSIAVGATAFVTVLVTTGARPDGPTDIARGYAEQAVPEGGGTNIVNVTLVDFRGFDTLGELAVIALAAISILTLIVMRGRGDSPAARGAGESPADDADTARGDGGLPGGDDE, encoded by the coding sequence ATGTCTCCCGACCTGGCGATAGTCGTCGCCGCGGTCGCACTGCCGTTCGTCGCTGCAGCACTCACGCCGCTTTTCTTCCGCGTCCTCGGCGAGGGAACCGGATTCGCCGGAACCGTCGTCGCGCTCGCGTCGTTCGGCCTCCTCGCGACACAGTACGGAAGTGAAGGGGCCGTCGAGCTCGAGTGGATCCCCTCGCTCAATATCGCGCTTCGGTTCTACGTGGACGGCTGGGCGCTGTTGTTCGCGCTGCTCGCGTGCGGGATCGGCGCGCTCATCTTCACCTACTCGCCCGCGTACATGCACGGGCAGGGAGGACTCAGCAGGTACTACGCCGCCCTGCTCGCCTTCATGGGATCGATCGTCGGCGTCGCTCTGGCCGCGGACCTGATCTCGATCTTCCTCTTCTGGGAACTCACCAGCCTCTGTTCGTTCGTCCTGATCGGCTACTTCACCGCCGACGACTCCTCACAGTACGCCGCCAGGATGGCCATGCTCATCACCGTCGGCGGCGGCCTCTTCCTGCTGGTCGGCTTCCTGCTTCTCTCGATCGTCGCCGGCGACGTCCTCGGCCCAGGGGCCGCGTTCGACCTCGCGGCGATGCTCGAGAACCCCGACAGGATGCAACAGGCCCTCCGGGACCGAGGGCTATTCCTCCCGGTGCTGGGGCTGCTCGCGATCGGCGCAGGGACCAAGTCCGCGCAGGTCCCGATGCACTTCTGGCTTCCCAACGCGATGGCGGCCCCGACGCCGGTCTCCGCCTTCCTCCACTCGGCGACGATGGTCAAAGTGGGCGTGTACTTCATCGGACGCGTCCGGCCGATGCTCGTCAGCGCCGAGTGGCTCTTCCTGTTCGCGACGCTCGGCCTGACGACGATGACCGTCTGTGCGATCATGGCCGTCGCGGCGACCGACATCAAGGAACTGCTCGCCTACTCGACCGCGAGCCACCTCGGGTTGATGGTCGCCGGCTTCGGCTTCACGTCCGTGTACGGCGCGGAGGCCGGGGTCTTCCACCTGCTCAATCACGCCCTGTTCAAGGCCGCGCTGTTCCTCGTCGCGGGGATCATCGCCCACGAAGCCGGGACGCGAGAGATCGCAAAGCTCGGCGGCCTCCGCCGCGACCTGCCCGTCACGGCCGCGATCACCACGGTCGTCGCACTCAGCATGGCCGGTATCCCGCCGTTCAACGGCTTCTACTCCAAGGAACTGCTCTTCGAGGCCGCCGTCGAGGCCAGCCACCACCACGACATCGGCGTGCTGGGCTTGCTCTACCCTGCCGTCGCCGTCTTCGGGAGCATCTTCACCGTCCTCTACTCGCTTCGATTCCTCTCGCTGTTCTTCGGCGAGCGACCCGACGAGCTCGGGCACGTCCACCGGCCGCCCGTCACCCTGCTCATCCCGCCGACCGTGCTGGCGCTGCTCGCCGCAGGCGTCAGCGTCGCTCCCGAGCGAGCCGTCACCCTCATCGTCCAGTCGGCCCTCGAGTCGACGGCGGTCGATCCCCACGAGATGCACGTCGGTATCCCCACGTCGTACTCGCCCGCGGTCGGGATGAGCGCCGTCACGATCGGCGTCGGCCTGCTCGCGTATCCGGCCTACGGTCGGCTGCACGAGGGGATCCGCGCGATCCCGCGGGCGGTCCCGCCGGTCGGCGCGAACTGGTGGTACGACGCGATCGTCGACGGACTCTCCGACGAAGGACGGCGGTTCGCCGAGACTGTCCACAACGGCCACCTGCGGACGTACGCGTCGTGGACGCTCGCGGCGACCTGTACGCTCGCGCTCACCGGGTTCGTCGCCGCGGGTGCCATCGCGCCGATCGAGTTCGGTCTCGACGTCTCGCTCGCTATCGCGCTCGTCCTGCTCGTCGCGGTGATCGGCGGTCTCGCCGTCGTCACGTCCGAATCGCACATCGCGGGCGTGCTCACGCTCTCTATTCTCGGCTTCATGGTCGCCATCTTCTACATCCTCGCGAGCGCGCCGGACCTCGCGTTGACCCAGCTCGTCGTCGAGACGCTCGTGCTCGTGATCTTCCTGCTCGTAATCGAGGAGATCCCCGAGTACTACGAGGTCGAGATCGAACGGGTCGCCCGCGACGCCGTGCTCTCGATCGCGGTCGGTGCGACCGCGTTCGTCACCGTCCTGGTCACGACCGGCGCTCGCCCCGACGGCCCGACCGACATCGCCCGCGGGTACGCCGAACAGGCGGTTCCGGAAGGCGGCGGGACCAACATCGTCAACGTGACGCTCGTCGACTTCCGCGGGTTCGACACGCTCGGCGAGCTCGCCGTCATCGCCCTCGCCGCGATTTCGATTCTGACGCTGATCGTCATGCGGGGTCGCGGCGACTCCCCCGCCGCTCGAGGGGCCGGTGAGTCACCGGCCGACGACGCCGACACGGCCCGCGGCGACGGCGGTCTTCCCGGAGGTGACGACGAGTGA